A section of the Burkholderia mallei ATCC 23344 genome encodes:
- the fghA gene encoding S-formylglutathione hydrolase, protein METTTLECVSSHACHGGEQRFYRHESKTIGLPMKFSAYLPPQAAHGRVPALFYLAGLTCTEETFAIKAGAQRFAAQHGIALVAPDTSPRGAGVPGEADAWDFGVGAGFYVDATEAPWSAHYRMESYVSGELREIVAAELPIDAARLGIFGHSMGGHGALVLALRHPQLYRSVSAFAPIAAPTRCPWGEKAFSGYLGADREAWKRHDASELVARADAKRFAEGILIDQGLADPFLPTQLHPDAFEAVCRAAGQPLTLRRHAGYDHGYYFISTFIADHLAHHARVLGR, encoded by the coding sequence ATGGAAACGACGACGCTCGAATGCGTTTCTTCGCATGCGTGCCACGGCGGCGAGCAGCGCTTCTATCGGCATGAATCGAAAACGATCGGACTGCCGATGAAGTTCTCGGCGTATCTGCCGCCGCAGGCGGCGCACGGCCGCGTGCCGGCGCTGTTCTATCTCGCCGGGCTCACGTGCACCGAGGAGACGTTCGCGATCAAGGCGGGTGCGCAGCGCTTCGCCGCGCAGCACGGCATCGCGCTCGTCGCGCCCGATACGAGCCCGCGCGGCGCGGGCGTGCCGGGCGAGGCGGATGCGTGGGATTTCGGCGTCGGCGCGGGTTTTTACGTCGACGCCACGGAGGCGCCGTGGTCCGCGCATTACCGGATGGAATCGTACGTGAGCGGGGAGCTGCGCGAGATCGTGGCGGCGGAGCTGCCGATCGATGCCGCGCGGCTCGGCATCTTCGGCCACTCGATGGGCGGCCACGGCGCGCTCGTGCTCGCGCTGCGCCATCCGCAGCTGTACCGCTCGGTGTCGGCGTTCGCGCCGATCGCCGCGCCGACGCGTTGCCCGTGGGGCGAGAAGGCGTTTTCCGGCTATCTCGGCGCCGATCGCGAAGCGTGGAAGCGGCACGACGCGAGCGAGCTCGTCGCGCGTGCCGACGCGAAGCGGTTCGCCGAAGGCATCCTGATCGATCAGGGGCTCGCGGACCCGTTCCTGCCGACGCAGCTCCACCCCGATGCGTTCGAGGCCGTGTGCCGCGCGGCGGGCCAGCCGCTCACGCTGCGCCGCCACGCCGGCTACGATCACGGCTACTACTTCATCTCGACGTTCATCGCCGATCACCTCGCGCATCATGCGCGCGTGCTCGGCCGATGA
- a CDS encoding sugar kinase yields the protein MAAIVAAGELLAEFVAAKRGQGFDAPGEFAGPFPSGAPAIFADQAARMGASVAYAGCVGRDAFGDAIVARLASHGVDVAHIRRAARPTGIACVAYRADGGRQFVFSIEGSASALLEPADVVPSMFAGCRYFHVMGSSLTSENAIAAVKRGVIEAARVGAKISFDPNVRAEILAFAPMRAALREMLDACHLFLPSEADLPFFCGPQPAERAIAGLLATHPLLERVVLKRGAAGSAAFDRTGSVAAPAYETAEVDPTGAGDCFGGTFVACAIAGLPVASALARANAAGALAVSRIGPMEGNSMPADIDRFLAERGVRCAA from the coding sequence ATGGCCGCGATCGTCGCCGCGGGCGAGCTGCTCGCCGAATTCGTCGCCGCGAAGCGCGGCCAGGGCTTCGACGCGCCGGGCGAGTTCGCCGGCCCGTTTCCGAGCGGCGCGCCCGCGATCTTCGCCGACCAGGCGGCGCGCATGGGCGCGTCGGTCGCGTATGCGGGCTGCGTCGGCCGCGACGCGTTCGGCGACGCGATCGTCGCGCGGCTCGCGAGCCACGGCGTGGACGTCGCGCACATCCGCCGCGCCGCGCGGCCCACGGGCATCGCGTGCGTCGCGTACCGCGCGGACGGCGGCCGTCAATTCGTGTTCAGCATCGAGGGCAGCGCAAGCGCGCTGCTCGAGCCGGCCGACGTCGTTCCGTCGATGTTCGCCGGCTGCCGCTACTTCCACGTGATGGGATCGTCGCTCACGAGCGAGAACGCGATCGCGGCGGTCAAGCGCGGCGTGATCGAGGCGGCGCGCGTCGGCGCGAAGATTTCGTTCGACCCGAACGTGCGCGCCGAGATACTCGCGTTCGCGCCGATGCGCGCAGCGCTGCGCGAGATGCTCGACGCGTGCCATCTGTTCCTGCCGAGCGAGGCCGACCTGCCGTTCTTCTGCGGGCCGCAGCCGGCCGAGCGCGCGATCGCGGGGCTGCTCGCGACGCATCCGCTGCTCGAGCGCGTCGTGCTCAAGCGCGGCGCGGCGGGCAGCGCCGCGTTCGATCGCACGGGCAGCGTCGCCGCGCCCGCGTACGAAACCGCCGAAGTCGATCCGACAGGCGCGGGCGATTGCTTCGGCGGCACCTTCGTCGCGTGCGCGATCGCGGGGCTGCCGGTGGCGAGCGCGCTCGCGCGCGCGAACGCGGCGGGCGCGCTCGCGGTGTCGCGCATCGGGCCGATGGAGGGCAACAGCATGCCCGCGGACATCGATCGCTTTCTCGCCGAGCGGGGTGTGCGATGCGCGGCGTGA
- a CDS encoding Fur family transcriptional regulator, translating to MASTHSLAARLSRADAFAAEHGLAWTPLRRQVYERVLAAGRPIGAYDLLTELEPQRGRVPPTTVYRALEFLVEHGFIHRIESKNAFIACCEIGKPHEGQFLICEACGDTVEIPGGDLAKQLSSSPPAHGFEVHRQVVELTGLCGQCKTKHAHHG from the coding sequence ATGGCCTCGACCCATTCCCTCGCCGCCCGCCTTTCCCGCGCCGATGCGTTCGCCGCCGAGCACGGCCTCGCCTGGACGCCGCTGCGCCGTCAGGTCTACGAGCGCGTGCTCGCCGCCGGCCGGCCGATCGGCGCCTACGATCTGCTCACCGAGCTCGAGCCGCAACGCGGCCGCGTGCCGCCGACCACCGTCTACCGCGCGCTCGAGTTTCTGGTCGAGCACGGCTTCATCCACCGGATCGAATCGAAGAACGCGTTCATCGCGTGCTGCGAGATCGGCAAGCCGCACGAAGGACAATTCCTGATCTGCGAGGCATGCGGCGACACCGTCGAGATTCCCGGCGGCGATCTGGCGAAGCAGTTGTCGTCGAGCCCGCCCGCGCACGGCTTCGAGGTGCATCGGCAGGTCGTCGAGCTGACCGGTCTGTGCGGGCAATGCAAGACGAAGCACGCGCACCACGGCTGA
- a CDS encoding IS3-like element IS407 family transposase (programmed frameshift), producing the protein MKKRFTEQQIIGFLKEAEAGMPVKELCRKHGFSDASFYTWRAKFGGMEVSEARRLKGLEVENARLKKLLAEAMLDMEALKVVVKGKPLSPQAKREAVLAIREKVNISERRACRLVGLSRSVLHYDAKPDHENEVLAARLVKLAHERRRFGYRRLHALVEREGTHANHKRIYRLYREAGLAVRRRRKRHGVMIEREQLALPGAPNEVWSIDFVMDALSNGRRVKCLTVVDDFTKEAVDIVVDHGISGLYVARALDRAARFRGYPKAVRTDQGPEFTSRALDQWAYANGVTLKLIQAGKPTQNAYIESFNGKFRDECLNEHWFTTLAHARAVIAAWRQDYNEQRPHSALNYLAPSEFAAKHRATADAPAAFQELV; encoded by the exons ATGAAGAAGCGCTTTACGGAACAGCAAATCATCGGGTTTCTGAAGGAAGCCGAGGCCGGTATGCCGGTCAAGGAACTGTGCAGGAAGCATGGGTTCAGTGACGCGTCGTTCTACACCTGGCGCGCGAAGTTCGGCGGCATGGAAGTCTCGGAAGCCCGCCGGCTCAAGGGCCTCGAGGTGGAGAATGCCCGACTGAAGAAACTGCTGGCCGAAGCAATGCTCGATATGGAAGCGTTGAAGGTTGTCGTCAAGGGAAAGC CCCTGAGCCCGCAAGCCAAACGCGAAGCAGTGTTGGCGATTCGGGAGAAGGTCAACATCTCCGAGCGCCGCGCCTGCCGGCTTGTCGGGCTTTCTCGCAGCGTGCTGCATTACGACGCGAAGCCGGACCACGAGAATGAGGTGCTCGCGGCGCGTCTGGTGAAGTTGGCGCACGAACGTCGTCGATTCGGCTACCGCCGACTGCACGCCCTGGTGGAACGCGAAGGCACGCACGCCAATCACAAGCGCATCTATCGCCTGTACCGTGAGGCAGGGCTGGCTGTGCGGCGCCGTCGCAAGCGCCACGGCGTCATGATTGAGCGCGAGCAACTGGCATTGCCGGGCGCACCCAACGAGGTATGGTCAATCGATTTCGTGATGGATGCGCTTTCCAACGGCCGGCGCGTGAAGTGCCTGACCGTCGTCGACGATTTCACGAAAGAGGCTGTCGACATCGTCGTCGACCATGGCATCTCAGGTTTGTATGTCGCTCGGGCATTGGACCGTGCAGCTCGCTTCCGTGGCTATCCCAAGGCGGTGCGAACAGACCAGGGACCCGAATTTACGAGCCGCGCGCTTGACCAGTGGGCGTATGCGAACGGCGTCACGCTGAAGTTGATTCAGGCGGGCAAGCCCACGCAGAATGCGTACATCGAATCGTTCAACGGCAAGTTCCGCGACGAATGCCTTAACGAGCACTGGTTCACGACGCTCGCGCACGCTCGGGCAGTCATCGCGGCATGGCGTCAGGACTACAACGAGCAAAGGCCGCACAGCGCACTGAACTACCTTGCGCCGTCAGAGTTTGCGGCGAAACATCGGGCAACCGCGGACGCTCCTGCCGCTTTCCAGGAGTTGGTTTAA
- a CDS encoding L-iditol 2-dehydrogenase has translation MRLQEKVAILTGAASGIGEAVARRYLEEGARCVLVDLKPADGALARLIDAHAGRAIAVSADVTRRDDIARIVATAVERFGGVDILFNNAALFDMSPLLDESWDVFDRLFAVNVKGLFFLMQAVAQRMVEQGRGGKIVNMSSQAGRRGEALVSHYCATKAAVLSYTQSAALALARHGINVNGIAPGVVDTPMWEQVDALFARYENRPLGEKKRLVGEAVPLGRMGVPDDLTGAALFLASADADYITAQTLNVDGGNWMS, from the coding sequence GTGAGACTGCAGGAGAAGGTCGCGATCCTGACGGGCGCGGCAAGCGGCATCGGCGAAGCGGTCGCGCGACGCTATCTGGAGGAGGGCGCACGCTGCGTCCTCGTCGATCTGAAACCGGCCGACGGCGCGCTCGCGCGGCTCATCGACGCGCATGCCGGCCGTGCGATCGCCGTGTCGGCGGACGTCACGCGCCGCGACGACATCGCGCGCATCGTCGCCACCGCCGTCGAGCGCTTCGGCGGCGTCGACATCCTGTTCAACAACGCGGCGCTCTTCGACATGAGTCCGCTCCTCGACGAATCGTGGGACGTGTTCGATCGCCTGTTCGCGGTCAACGTGAAGGGCCTGTTCTTCCTGATGCAGGCGGTCGCGCAGCGGATGGTCGAGCAGGGGCGCGGCGGCAAGATCGTCAACATGTCGTCGCAGGCGGGGCGCCGCGGCGAGGCGCTCGTGTCGCATTACTGCGCGACGAAGGCCGCGGTGCTGAGCTACACGCAGTCGGCCGCGCTCGCGCTCGCCAGGCACGGGATCAACGTGAACGGCATCGCGCCGGGCGTCGTCGACACGCCGATGTGGGAGCAGGTGGATGCGCTCTTCGCGCGCTACGAGAACCGGCCGCTCGGCGAGAAGAAGCGGCTCGTCGGCGAAGCGGTGCCGCTCGGCCGGATGGGCGTGCCCGACGATCTGACGGGCGCCGCGCTCTTTCTCGCCTCGGCGGACGCCGATTACATCACCGCCCAGACGCTGAACGTCGACGGCGGCAACTGGATGAGCTGA
- a CDS encoding S-(hydroxymethyl)glutathione dehydrogenase/class III alcohol dehydrogenase produces the protein MKTKAAIAWKAGEPLTIEEVDLEGPRAGEVLIEVKATGICHTDYYTLSGADPEGIFPAILGHEGAGVVVDVGPGVGTLKKGDHVIPLYTPECRECKFCLSRKTNLCQKIRATQGRGLMPDATSRFSVGGKPIFHYMGTSTFSNYIVVPEIAVAKVREDAPFDKICYIGCGVTTGVGAVVYSAKVEAGANVVVFGLGGIGLNVIQGARMVGADKIIGVDLNPKRVELARKFGMTHFINPNEVENVVDHIVQLTDGGADYSFECIGNVKVMRQALECTHKGWGQSFIIGVAAAGEEISTRPFQLVTGREWKGSAFGGARGRTDVPKIVDWYMEGKINIDDLITHTLPLEKINEGFELMKKGESIRSVVLY, from the coding sequence ATGAAGACGAAAGCCGCGATCGCCTGGAAGGCGGGCGAACCGCTGACGATCGAAGAGGTCGATCTCGAAGGACCGCGCGCAGGCGAGGTCCTGATCGAAGTGAAGGCCACCGGCATCTGCCACACCGATTATTACACCCTCTCGGGCGCGGACCCCGAGGGCATCTTCCCGGCGATCCTCGGGCACGAGGGCGCGGGCGTCGTCGTCGACGTCGGGCCGGGCGTCGGCACGCTGAAGAAGGGCGATCACGTGATTCCGCTCTACACGCCCGAATGCCGCGAGTGCAAGTTCTGCCTGTCGCGCAAGACGAACCTGTGCCAGAAGATCCGCGCGACCCAAGGCCGCGGCCTGATGCCCGACGCGACGTCGCGCTTCTCGGTCGGCGGCAAGCCGATCTTCCACTACATGGGCACGTCCACGTTCTCGAACTACATCGTGGTGCCGGAGATCGCGGTCGCGAAGGTGCGCGAGGACGCGCCGTTCGACAAGATCTGCTACATCGGCTGCGGCGTGACGACGGGCGTCGGCGCGGTCGTCTACTCGGCGAAGGTCGAGGCGGGCGCGAACGTCGTCGTGTTCGGCCTCGGCGGCATCGGCCTGAATGTGATCCAGGGCGCGAGGATGGTGGGCGCGGACAAGATCATCGGCGTCGATCTCAACCCGAAGCGCGTCGAGCTCGCGAGGAAGTTCGGCATGACGCACTTCATCAACCCGAACGAAGTCGAGAACGTCGTCGACCACATCGTGCAGTTGACGGACGGCGGCGCCGATTATTCGTTCGAATGCATCGGCAACGTGAAGGTGATGCGCCAGGCGCTCGAGTGCACGCACAAGGGGTGGGGGCAGTCGTTCATCATCGGCGTCGCGGCGGCCGGCGAGGAAATCAGCACGCGGCCGTTCCAGCTCGTGACCGGCCGCGAGTGGAAGGGCTCCGCGTTCGGCGGCGCGCGCGGGCGCACCGACGTGCCGAAGATCGTCGACTGGTACATGGAAGGCAAGATCAACATCGACGACCTGATCACGCACACGCTGCCGCTCGAGAAGATCAACGAAGGCTTCGAGCTGATGAAGAAGGGCGAATCGATCCGCTCGGTCGTGCTGTACTGA
- a CDS encoding GlxA family transcriptional regulator, with protein MAAQTPLRHRTTTVDVVIYPGFKAIEAVGVINVFDYANARLAAAGLAPVYDLQIAAPAKGAVKSDTLIVLEATKALDTLAVPDTAIVVDARDIERALRDTSMLVGWCRDVSARIGRMVGLCSGCFFLAEAGMLDGRRATTHWSVAPLLRARYPAVKVEPDAIFVREGNVWTSAGVTAGLDLALAMVEEDLGREIALAVARDLVIYLKRPGGQSQFSVYLASQMTAHASIRDIQDWILNALDARLSIAQLARRAAMSERNFIRVFVRETGYRPAEFIEIARLEKARRLLEQEALPLKTVAVRSGFRSDDQLRRVFMRRLGVTPGAYRERFSGTGVREARGSGDVD; from the coding sequence ATGGCAGCGCAAACTCCCCTCCGGCATCGGACGACGACCGTCGATGTCGTGATCTATCCGGGATTCAAGGCGATCGAGGCCGTCGGCGTCATCAACGTGTTCGACTACGCGAACGCGCGGCTCGCCGCCGCGGGGCTCGCGCCCGTCTACGATCTCCAGATCGCCGCGCCCGCGAAGGGCGCGGTCAAGTCCGACACCCTCATCGTGCTCGAGGCGACGAAGGCGCTCGACACGCTCGCGGTGCCCGACACGGCGATCGTCGTCGACGCGCGCGACATCGAGCGGGCGCTGCGCGACACGTCGATGCTCGTCGGATGGTGCCGCGACGTGTCCGCACGCATCGGCCGGATGGTCGGGCTGTGCTCGGGCTGCTTCTTTCTCGCCGAAGCCGGCATGCTGGACGGCCGGCGCGCGACGACGCACTGGAGCGTCGCCCCCCTGTTGCGGGCGCGTTATCCGGCGGTGAAGGTGGAGCCCGACGCGATCTTCGTTCGCGAGGGCAACGTGTGGACGTCGGCGGGCGTCACGGCCGGCCTCGATCTCGCGCTCGCGATGGTCGAGGAGGATCTCGGCCGCGAGATCGCGCTCGCCGTCGCGCGCGATCTCGTGATTTACCTGAAGCGGCCGGGCGGCCAGTCGCAGTTCAGCGTGTACCTGGCGAGCCAGATGACCGCGCACGCGTCGATCCGCGACATTCAGGACTGGATTCTGAACGCGCTCGACGCGCGGCTGAGCATCGCGCAGCTCGCCAGGCGCGCCGCGATGAGCGAGCGCAACTTCATTCGCGTATTCGTGCGCGAAACCGGCTATCGTCCGGCCGAATTCATCGAAATCGCGCGGCTCGAAAAAGCGCGCCGCCTGCTCGAGCAGGAAGCGCTGCCGCTGAAGACGGTGGCCGTGCGCAGCGGGTTTCGTTCCGACGACCAATTGCGGCGCGTGTTCATGCGCCGCCTCGGCGTGACGCCCGGCGCGTATCGCGAGCGGTTCTCCGGCACCGGCGTGCGCGAAGCGCGGGGGAGCGGCGACGTGGATTGA
- a CDS encoding ABC transporter substrate-binding protein, with protein MQRKTLTAAAARVAAFAALASSALAAQAATLTIATLNNPDMIELKKLSSAFEKANPDIRLNWVILEENVLRQRATTDITTGSGQFDVMAIGTYEAPQWGKRGWLAPMSNLPADYDLNDVIKTARDSLSYNGQLYALPFYVESSMTFYRKDLFAAKGLKMPEQPTYEQIAEFADKLTDRANGTYGICLRGKAGWGENMAYVSTVVNTFGGRWFDENWNAQLTSPEWKKAINFYVNLLKKNGPPGASSNGFNENLTLTASGKCAMWIDATVAAGMLYNKQQSQVAEKIGFAAAPVAATPKGSHWLWAWALAIPKTSKQQDAAKKFVTWATSKQYVEMVGKDEGWASVPPGTRQSTYQRAEYKAAAPFSEFVLKAIQTADPTDPSLKKVPYTGVQYVGIPEFQSFGTVVGQAIAGAVAGQTSVDQALAAGQAAAERAVRQAGYRK; from the coding sequence ATGCAACGAAAGACGCTTACCGCCGCCGCCGCACGCGTTGCCGCGTTCGCCGCGCTCGCCTCGTCGGCGCTCGCCGCGCAGGCGGCGACGCTGACGATCGCGACGCTCAACAACCCGGACATGATCGAGCTGAAGAAGCTGTCGTCCGCGTTCGAGAAGGCGAACCCGGACATCCGGCTCAACTGGGTGATCCTCGAGGAGAACGTGCTGCGCCAGCGCGCGACGACCGACATCACGACGGGCAGCGGCCAGTTCGACGTGATGGCGATCGGCACGTACGAGGCGCCGCAGTGGGGCAAGCGCGGCTGGCTCGCGCCGATGTCGAACCTGCCCGCCGATTACGATCTGAACGACGTGATCAAGACGGCGCGCGATTCGCTGTCGTACAACGGCCAGTTGTACGCGCTGCCGTTCTACGTCGAAAGCTCGATGACGTTCTACCGCAAGGACCTGTTCGCCGCGAAGGGCCTGAAGATGCCCGAGCAGCCGACTTACGAGCAGATCGCCGAATTCGCCGACAAACTGACCGACCGTGCGAACGGCACCTACGGGATCTGCCTGCGCGGCAAGGCGGGCTGGGGCGAGAACATGGCGTACGTGTCGACGGTCGTCAACACGTTCGGCGGCCGCTGGTTCGACGAGAACTGGAACGCGCAGCTCACGTCGCCCGAGTGGAAGAAGGCGATCAACTTCTACGTGAACCTGCTCAAGAAGAACGGGCCGCCGGGCGCGAGCTCGAACGGCTTCAACGAGAACCTGACGCTCACCGCATCGGGCAAGTGCGCGATGTGGATCGACGCGACGGTCGCGGCGGGCATGCTGTACAACAAGCAGCAGTCGCAGGTCGCGGAGAAGATCGGTTTCGCGGCCGCGCCGGTGGCCGCGACGCCGAAGGGCTCGCACTGGCTGTGGGCGTGGGCGCTCGCGATTCCGAAGACGTCGAAGCAGCAGGATGCGGCGAAGAAGTTCGTCACGTGGGCGACGTCGAAACAGTACGTCGAGATGGTCGGCAAGGACGAGGGCTGGGCGTCGGTGCCGCCGGGCACGCGCCAGTCCACCTATCAGCGCGCCGAGTACAAGGCCGCCGCGCCGTTCTCCGAGTTCGTGCTGAAGGCGATCCAGACCGCCGATCCGACCGATCCGTCGCTGAAGAAGGTGCCGTACACGGGCGTGCAGTACGTCGGGATTCCTGAGTTCCAGTCGTTCGGCACGGTGGTCGGTCAGGCGATCGCGGGCGCGGTTGCCGGGCAGACGAGCGTCGACCAGGCGCTCGCCGCGGGCCAGGCGGCGGCCGAGCGCGCGGTGCGCCAGGCCGGCTACCGCAAGTGA
- a CDS encoding metal ABC transporter solute-binding protein translates to MSLAAAPRMFASCSSRSPSAPLALRASPLLRAARALAAGVAALALASAAFAQNATLKIVAAENFYGDVAKQIGGARVAVSSVLSNPDQDPHLFEASPKVARELQHADLVIYNGADYDPWMAKLLAASKNAKRATVVVAELVGKKAGDNPHLWYDPATMPAAARALAAALGSADPAHKAEYDANLAKFVASMKPIDAKVAGLRARYKGVPVTATEPVFGYMADAIGLDMRNPRFQLATMNNTEASPADIAAFENDLKRRQVHVLIYNSQAVEPMTKRMLKLAQDARVPTVSVTETQPAGKTFQQWMLAQLDALGAALGKRP, encoded by the coding sequence ATGTCCCTTGCCGCTGCGCCACGCATGTTTGCCTCTTGTTCGTCGCGCTCGCCGAGCGCGCCGCTCGCGCTGCGCGCGTCGCCGCTGTTGCGCGCGGCGCGCGCGCTCGCCGCCGGCGTCGCGGCGCTCGCGCTCGCGAGCGCCGCGTTCGCGCAGAACGCGACACTCAAAATCGTCGCCGCCGAGAATTTCTACGGCGACGTCGCCAAGCAGATCGGCGGGGCGCGCGTCGCCGTGTCGAGCGTCCTCAGCAATCCCGATCAGGATCCGCATCTGTTCGAGGCGAGCCCGAAGGTCGCGCGCGAACTGCAGCACGCGGATCTCGTGATCTACAACGGCGCCGATTACGATCCGTGGATGGCGAAGCTCCTCGCCGCGTCGAAGAACGCGAAGCGCGCGACCGTGGTCGTCGCCGAGCTCGTCGGCAAGAAGGCGGGCGACAATCCGCACCTGTGGTACGACCCGGCGACGATGCCCGCCGCGGCGCGCGCGCTCGCCGCGGCGCTCGGCTCGGCCGACCCCGCGCACAAGGCCGAGTACGACGCGAACCTCGCGAAGTTCGTCGCGTCGATGAAGCCGATCGACGCGAAGGTGGCCGGGCTGCGCGCGCGCTACAAGGGCGTGCCCGTGACCGCGACGGAGCCCGTGTTCGGCTACATGGCCGACGCGATCGGGCTCGACATGCGCAACCCGCGCTTCCAGCTCGCGACAATGAACAACACCGAGGCGAGCCCCGCCGACATCGCCGCGTTCGAGAACGACCTGAAACGGCGCCAGGTGCACGTGCTGATCTACAACAGCCAGGCCGTCGAGCCGATGACCAAGCGCATGCTCAAGCTCGCGCAGGACGCGCGCGTGCCGACCGTGAGCGTCACGGAAACGCAGCCCGCCGGCAAGACCTTCCAGCAATGGATGCTCGCGCAGCTCGACGCGCTCGGCGCCGCGCTCGGCAAGCGCCCGTAA
- a CDS encoding ABC transporter ATP-binding protein: MHALELDHVTLALGGRTILRDVSFAVESGEFVGVLGPNGAGKTTLMRAVLGLVPAHSGAIRVAGEPVARGNPAIGYMPQIRSALAGRRVRGRDFVAMAADGHRWGLPHTSAAVAADVDRVLDLVGASALAKRPLSELSGGERQRLLLAQCLLGTPTLLLLDEPLISLDPNHQRGVVELVRRVQRELGITVLFSAHELNPLLNALDRVLYLGNGVAALGTVDEVITKPVLSRLYGSPIDVMRVNGRIFVMSGDVEVEKHDHGHEDEHDHGHEHGHAHSHGGGHSHDV, encoded by the coding sequence ATGCATGCGCTCGAGCTCGATCACGTGACGCTCGCGCTCGGCGGCCGCACGATCCTGCGCGACGTGAGCTTCGCCGTCGAATCCGGCGAATTCGTCGGCGTGCTCGGGCCGAACGGCGCGGGCAAGACGACGCTGATGCGCGCCGTGCTCGGCCTCGTGCCCGCGCACTCCGGCGCGATTCGCGTCGCGGGCGAGCCCGTCGCGCGCGGCAACCCGGCGATCGGCTACATGCCGCAGATCCGCAGCGCGCTCGCCGGGCGGCGCGTGCGCGGCCGCGACTTCGTCGCGATGGCCGCGGACGGCCATCGTTGGGGGCTGCCGCACACGAGCGCCGCCGTGGCGGCCGACGTCGATCGCGTGCTCGATCTCGTCGGCGCGAGCGCGCTCGCGAAGCGGCCGCTGTCCGAGCTCTCGGGCGGCGAGCGCCAGCGCCTTCTGCTTGCGCAATGCCTGCTCGGCACGCCGACGCTGCTGCTGCTCGACGAGCCGCTCATCAGCCTCGATCCGAACCACCAGCGCGGCGTCGTCGAGCTCGTGCGGCGCGTGCAGCGCGAGCTCGGCATCACCGTGCTGTTCTCCGCGCACGAGCTCAATCCGCTGTTGAACGCGCTCGACCGCGTGCTGTACCTCGGCAACGGTGTCGCGGCGCTCGGCACCGTCGACGAAGTGATCACGAAACCCGTGCTGTCGCGCCTGTACGGCTCGCCGATCGACGTGATGCGCGTGAACGGGCGCATCTTCGTGATGTCCGGCGACGTCGAAGTCGAGAAGCACGATCACGGCCATGAGGACGAGCACGACCACGGACACGAGCATGGGCATGCGCATTCACATGGCGGCGGGCACTCACACGATGTTTGA
- a CDS encoding metal ABC transporter permease, whose translation MFEYEFMINAFAAAGIVAVLAGIVGYFLVLRGQTFAGHALSHVGFAGATGAALFGLSPIWGMLGFTLAAGIGMGALGERLAGRDVAIGVILSVALGCGLLFLHFYTNYATQVTALLFGNVLGVSHATLVVLAAIGAVSLAALAAIARPLLFASLQPELAEAKGVSLRLVSILFLSIGALAVAACTQIVGVLLVFTLLVGPAAAAQNLATRLSTGVWLAAAFALGEAWLGITLAYYTDWPTSFWITALSALVYGASLVGRRHHA comes from the coding sequence ATGTTTGAATACGAATTCATGATCAACGCGTTCGCGGCGGCGGGGATCGTCGCCGTGCTCGCGGGCATCGTCGGCTACTTCCTCGTGCTGCGCGGGCAGACGTTCGCGGGCCACGCGCTGTCGCACGTCGGCTTTGCCGGCGCGACGGGCGCGGCGCTGTTCGGGCTGTCGCCGATCTGGGGCATGCTCGGCTTCACGCTCGCCGCCGGCATCGGAATGGGCGCGCTCGGCGAGCGGCTCGCGGGCCGCGACGTCGCGATCGGCGTGATCCTGTCGGTCGCGCTCGGCTGCGGGCTGCTGTTCCTGCATTTCTACACGAACTACGCGACGCAGGTCACGGCGCTCCTGTTCGGCAACGTGCTCGGCGTGAGCCATGCGACGCTCGTCGTGCTCGCCGCGATCGGCGCGGTGAGCCTCGCCGCGCTCGCGGCGATCGCGCGCCCGCTCCTGTTCGCGTCGCTGCAGCCGGAGCTCGCGGAGGCGAAGGGCGTGTCGCTGCGGCTCGTGTCGATCCTGTTCCTGTCGATCGGCGCGCTCGCCGTGGCCGCGTGCACGCAGATCGTCGGCGTGCTGCTCGTGTTCACGTTGCTCGTCGGGCCCGCGGCCGCCGCGCAGAATCTCGCGACGCGCCTGTCGACGGGCGTCTGGCTCGCGGCCGCGTTCGCGCTCGGCGAGGCGTGGCTCGGCATCACGCTCGCGTACTACACCGACTGGCCGACGAGCTTCTGGATCACCGCGCTGTCGGCGCTCGTCTACGGCGCAAGCCTCGTCGGCCGGCGGCACCACGCGTGA